A portion of the Caenorhabditis elegans chromosome III genome contains these proteins:
- the rev-3 gene encoding DNA polymerase (Confirmed by transcript evidence), with the protein MLRTARKMAKKFRQERCMSEQLDDLMVTRIAESQQTTSSVGASDTTIWEQPGEDPMEEDRIGREKTPEELDAERQKEEDREEAAEDDDNDPKNQEAEMTMFADSQKPVERDEAMDVDEEVEDDEELNDKGTGEVIEISSDGDDDQDIVQWITTKSAYDQNFISMNEFLFDAKKIENQRQFSREMTACSVMTDETVVAAAEHSQPVEQTRLLSQTSIGEPSTSEKSVESDIVGLCVASLELLVDTKMPMPDAASSEIVSVSLAIYNDVCRCSSPKLHVLLTTLPVGPAYSDRRVVHMETELEMLEEVAKWIVQYDVDVMIGYETIRLSWGFFFRRIKLLGSRISMDRALIDAYEDHIEVDDQEITVAPPKGRLLVSVWKVVRSDLALRNYDLGSAVANVLRKKIPMLDNAALMRRIKGERSAIRNDVHLHLLKLSSLNISLLTEMNWFLKNAEMARVYGIQFHEVWTRGSQLRVESMLLRLAHRMNFVAPSITHLQRNMMGSPEQLQLILEPQSKVYFDPVIVLDFQSLYPSMVIAYNYCYSTILGKIGNLVQMNDESRNREEIVLGAIKYHPSKDDIVKLVAYKEVCASPLASMFVKKSKREGVMPLLLREILAARIMVKSAMKRTKNKKLKRILDARQLALKLVANVSYGYTAANWSGRMPCAELADAILGKGRETLERSIEMVQRGDYGGAEVIYGDTDSMFVLVRGASVEEAFEIGRRIVDDVTNSNPDPVVLKLEKVYKGCVLETKKRYAGWMYEHENDEGSLDAKGIETVRRDTCPIVAEVLEKSLGLIFSQNWKTFITYLNTVVLNLPQENFSKFVFCKEYRGDYSARAMVPQKKIAEARIRKCPSHITLRGERVPYVIIDGVTGSTVYSCVRSIDQFARNPEYKINTFYYLNAHILAALRRVTDLIPMKIDFLPFAAEQCFVSDCSRIGKTPWCIECEQNPEELALALVQLGRESRARSQIIQYCTSCQSSSQRLGEDQVVDCANFTCLLRQTMSIMDRSRTASVLTAHKMF; encoded by the exons ATGTTACGAACCGCCCGAAAAATGGCTAAGAAATTCCGACAAGAAAGGTGTATGTCGGAACAGTTGGATGATCTGATGGTCACAAGAATTGCCGAATCTCAGCAGACAACGTCATCAGTGGGTGCATCGGACACGACAATATGGGAGCAGCCAGGCGAGGATCCTATGGAAGAGGACCGAATAGGCAGGGAGAAAACTCCTGAAGAACTGGACGCTGAACGTCAGAAAGAAGAAGATCGGGAAGAGGCAGCAGAAGATGATGataatgatccaaaaaatCAGGAAGCAGAAATGACGATGTTTGCTGATAGTCAAAAACCTGTTGAAAGAGATGAAGCTATGGATGTAGATGAAGAAGtcgaagatgatgaagaattGAATGACAAGGGAACGGGGGAAGTGATTGAAATCAGTTCGGATGGAGATGATGATCA agacatTGTTCAATGGATCACAACGAAAAGCGCGTATGATCAAAATTTCATCAGCATGAACGAATTCCTATTTGATgccaagaaaattgaaaatcaacgGCAGTTCTCTCGGGAAATGACTGCTTGTTCTGTGATGACTGATGAGACAGTAGTTGCTGCAGCTGAACATTCACAACCTGTCGAACAGACACGTCTGCTCTCACAAACTTCAATTGGTGAACCTTCTACTTCTGAGAAAAGTGTTGAATCGGACATTGTTGGATTATGTGTGGCAAGTTTAGAGCTTCTAGTCGACACAAAAATGCCAATGCCAGACGCAGCT TCCAGTGAAATTGTGTCAGTGTCATTAGCAATTTACAACGATGTATGTCGTTGTTCATCTCCGAAGCTTCATGTTCTTCTCACAACCTTACCTGTTGGACCGGCATATTCAGATCGAAGAGTTGTTCACATGGAGACTGAATTGGAAATGTTGGAAGAAGTCGCTAAATGGATTGTACAATACGATGTTGATGTTATGATCGGATACGAGACCATTCGTTTATCATGGGGATTCTTTTTCCGTAGAATCAAACTCCTTGGATCTAGAATCTCAATGGATCGAGCGTTGATTGATGCCTACGAAGATCATATCGAAGTAGACGATCAAGAAATCACAGTTGCTCCACCAAAAGGAAGACTTCTAGTTTCAGTATGGAAAGTTGTTCGTAGTGATCTAGCACTTCGGAATTATGATCTGGGAAGTGCTGTGGCAAATGtgttacgaaaaaaaattccgatgtTGGATAATGCTGCGTTGATGAGAAGAATCAAAGGAGAAAGGTCTGCCATAAG aaacgatGTACATTTGCATCTTCTAAAACTGTCTAGCCTTAACATATCTCTTCTAACCGAAATGAATTGGTTCCTGAAAAACGCTGAAATGGCACGAGTATATGGAATTCAATTTCACGAAGTTTGGACTCGAGGATCCCAGTTACGAGTGGAATCCATGCTTCTCCGTTTGGCACATCGTATGAATTTTGTGGCTCCGTCAATTACCCATTTGCAGAGAAACAT gaTGGGCTCTCCGGAGCAGCTTCAACTTATTCTGGAACCCCAATCAAAAGTCTATTTTGATCCGGTTATTGTTCTAGATTTCCAATCATTGTATCCATCAATGGTTATTGCATACAACTACTGCTACTCAactattttgggaaaaattggaaatttagtACAAATGAATGATGAGTCCAGGAATCGAGAAGAGATTGTACTTGGAGCAATCAAGTACCATCCTAGT AAAGATGATATTgtgaagttggtggcctataAAGAAGTCTGTGCATCTCCACTTGCATCAATGTTTGTGAAAAAGTCAAAACGGGAAGGTGTGATGCCTTTGTTGCTCAGAGAG attctcgcCGCTCGAATAATGGTGAAAAGTGCGATGAAACGGACGAAAAACAAGAAGCTGAAACGAATTCTAGATGCTCGACAACTGGCTCTGAAACTTGTTGCAAATGTGTCATATGGATATACAGCAGCGAATTGGAGTGGACGAATGCCTTGTGCAGAAT TAGCCGATGCCATCCTCGGAAAAGGTCGTGAGACTCTGGAGAGATCAATTGAAATGGTTCAACGAGGTGATTACGGTGGTGCTGAAGTTATCTATGGTGACACTGACAGTATGTTTGTTCTGGTTCGTGGTGCAAGTGTAGAAGAAGCATTTGAAATTGGTAGACGAATTGTTGATGACGTCACTAATTCAAATCCTGATCCCGTCGttttgaaactggaaaaagttTACAAGGGATGTGTGTTGGAGACAAAGAAGAGATATGCTGGATGGATGTATGAACATGAGAATGATGAAGGATCTTTAGATGCTAAAGGAATCGAGACAGTTCGACGAGACACGTGTCCAATTGTAGCAGAAGTTCTCGAAAAGTCACTTGGGTtgattttctctcaaaattggaaaaccttTATCACTTATCTGAATACAGTAGTACTAAATCTACCACAAgagaatttctcaaaattcgtATTCTGCAAAGAGTATAGAGGTGATTACTCGGCACGAGCGATGGTACCACAAAAGAAAATTGCAGA AGCTCGAATCAGAAAGTGTCCATCCCACATAACACTACGTGGGGAGCGTGTACCTTACGTTATCATTGATGGTGTCACCGGATCTACAGTATACTCTTGTGTACGGTCAATAGATCAGTTTGCTCGTAATCCGGAATACAAGATCAACACTTTCTACTATTTGAATGCTCATATTCTTGCTGCTCTGCGAAGAGTCACTGATTTGATTCCAATGAAGATTGACTTCTTACCATTTGCTGCGGAGCAGTGTTTTGT gtcTGACTGCTCGAGAATCGGAAAGACTCCATGGTGCATTGAATGCGAGCAAAATCCAGAAGAACTCGCTCTAGCTCTAGTTCAATTGGGACGAGAGAGTCGTGCTAGATCCc AAATTATACAATATTGCACAAGCTGTCAATCTTCCAGTCAACGTCTTGGCGAAGATCAAGTAGTCGATTGTGCCAACTTTACATGTCTACTACGGCAGACTATGTCAATTATGGATCGTTCAAGAACCGCGTCAGTTCTGACTGCACATAAGATGTTCTAA